In the genome of Pirellulales bacterium, the window ATACGCGAACGTTGGGTGAAAGCGTCGGACGGCCGCTGGTACACACGGACGGCGGGCATGGTGTAATTGAAATTTGAATGTACGGATTTCGCGTCCGGCTGCCACTATTAAGGATGACGGTTCGATTCACTCCCTTTTACCGGCGGTTCTGACCCATGCGATTGACGCTCCGCACGATGCTGGCTTATCTGGAAGACCTTCTGGAGCCGGCCGACGCCGAACAGGTCCACAAGAAGATCGAGGAAAGCGAATTCGCCACGAGCCTGATGCACCGCACTCGCGATGTGACGCGGCGGCTGCGGCTGGGGGCGCCCAAATTGCACGGCCGGGGCATGGGCTTCGATCCGAACACGGTGGCCGAGTATTTGGACTACACGCTCCCTTCGGAGCGGGTGCCCGACTTCGAAAAGGTCTGCCTGGAGTCCGACGTCCACCTGGCGGAAGTGGCCTCGTGCCACCAGATCCTGGCTCTCGTGCTCAGCAAGCCGGCGGAGATTGAAGGCGGCAGCCGCCAGCGGATGTACGAATTACTCAGCCAAGCCGATGCGACCGCGGCCGCGCGGACGGCGGCCAAAAGCGAACGCACGTTGGCCGAACGGGCGGCGCGGTCGTCTCGCCGCAAGAAAAAACGCCGCCGCCCCAAGGTGCCCGACTATCTACGCGAAGCGTCGGACACGCCCGCCCGGTCTCGGCCGTGGGCCGTAATGCTGCTGGCCGCGCTGGTGTTGCTGGCCGCCGGTATTGGCGTGGCGAGCTTCTGGCCGCAGATTTCGGCGCATTTCCGGAACGGGGAGGTGGTGGCGCGGGTCGAGCCGCCCGACCATGTCGCCGACGTTAACCATCCGCCGGAAAACGCAGGCGGCGTCTCCGCACCGCAGTTCCAGAATCAGGCCCCAAGCCGAACGGCGGACCAAGAGAAAACGCCCTCCGGCGCGCAGGAAGCCGCATCGTCGGACAACAAGTCTGCGGACAACAAATCGGCGACCGCCGACCGGCACACCCCGCCCGAGCCGTCTCAGGAACAGCCGGCCAAGGCAACGAAGGACGCGAACGCGAAACCAACGCAGACCGGCAACGCCGACGAAAGCACGATGCCCGAAAAGGTCGCGGCCGAGAGTTCGGCGGCGCGCGAGGGCCCGCAACCGGCACGGCCGGGCCGCCCGCCAGCGGCGTCTGACGAAGAGGCAAGCCACACGGCGTCGAGCACCTCCAAGCGGCCCGTCGAAAAGGAGCCTGCCGACGAAGGACCGGCCTCGGAGGCGATCGGACGACTGATTACCGATCAGGACGTGCTCTTGCGACTGGCCGGCGACGACTGGCAGCGCGTGGCCGCCCGCGGCACCGTCCATGCCGGCGAGCGGCTCATCGGGCTGCCGACCTATCGCCCCAGTGTGACCATGAGCAACGGCGTAACGCTGCAATTCGTCGGCGGCGCCATCGCGGCATTGGGGCGGCCGGATGCCGATGGCACGCCCGAAATCCGCCTGACGTCGGGGCGGCTGCTGCTGCTGACCGTCGCCAAGCCGGACACCAAGATTCGCTTGCAGGCCGGCGACTATGCCGGAACCATCGAGTTCGGCAAAGAAGAAGCCGCTTTGGCGATTGAGGTCCGTCCCTTATTGCCCGAAGGCGCCAATCCCGAAGAAGAGGCGGCTCCGGCCGCGGTCGACCTGTATCTGGCCAGCGGCCAGGCGACCTGGACCGACCGCAAGGGTCGCAGCGATACGATGAGCGGGCGGGCATGGCGCTCGCTCGGCAGTGCCAAGACCGGCAACCGGCCGGCCGAGGAGCTGCCCATCTGGATCGAAGACAGCGAACTGAATCCGACCGACCGACGGGCGTCGGAGGAAATCGAGAAATTCCTGCGTGCCGACAAGCCGGCGACGCCCGCCCTCACGGAGCTGGCCACGCACCGCAAGATCGAGAACAGTCTGCTGGCCACGCAAAGCCTGGCCCTGATCGATGAATTTGGCCCGATCATTCCGCTGCTCAACGACAAAGCCTATCGCATTGCCTGGACCTCGCAGATCGAATCGCTGCGATCGGCCCTGGCGCGGGGCACCGAAACCGCCGCCCTGGTGCGGCAGGCCTTCGAGAGTGCGCGCGGCAAAGCCATGGGTAGCGACCTGTATCGGATGCTCTGGGGTTACGACTCGCAGCAACTTGAAGACGGCGCAGCGGCGCAGCTCATCGAGTGGCTCGACGCGCCCGACGAGCAGCTCGACTACCGCGTGCTGAGCTTCTGGAATCTGCACCACATCACCGGCCTGGGGCTGTATTATCAGCCGGGCGACCCCGAAAAGCAGCGTCGCACGTCGATTCAGCGGTGGAAGCAGAAGCTCGAATCCGGGCTGATCGTGCCCAAAGCGGCGTGATGCTGGCAAACCGGACGGCGGCAAGTTACAACAATGGGGAAGGACCGTTTCGTCTTCCCACGCCCCCGCTCCCATCCACCGAGGCATTTTGCCATGAATCGAAAGCCGCCCGAATCGCCTGCCCGACAAACTCGCCGTAAGTTTCTTCGCACTGGCGCGACGATCACCGCCTCCGCCTTCGCGGCCCCGATGGTGATACCGCGGCACGTGCTGTCCGCTCCGGGCAAGCCCGGCGCGAACGACCGCATTACGGTGGGAGCCATCGGAGTGGGCGGCCGCGCCAAGCTGCTCTTGCAACAGCTCCCGGAGTCGGCCCAGATCGTGGCGCTGTGCGATTGCAATCTGCCGCGGGCCGACGAGTTCAAATCGAAGGCCAAGCAAGACTGGCCCGTCTATCAAGACTATCGAAGTTTGCTGGAGCGAAAGGACATCGACGCCGTGATCGTCGGCACCGGCGAGTTTCAGCGGGTGTTGCCATGCATTCACGCCTGTCAGGCGGGCAAAGACGTCTATGCCGAGAAGCCGCTGACGCTCTACGTGCGCGAGGGGCGTGCCTTGGTCGAGGCGGTGCGACGCTCCGACCGCGTGCTGCAGGTCGGTTCACAGCAGCGGTCGATGGCCATGAATCGCGTGGCCTGCGAGCTGGTCCGCGGCGGCGGCCTGGGCAAGCTGCTGGAAGTGCGGGCCATGAATTACAGTAATTCGTCGCCGGCCGAACCGCGTCCGGCGGCGGCCGTGCCCGACGGACTCGACTGGAATATGTGGCTCAACCAGGCGGCCGAGCGGCCTTATCATCCCGACTGGATGGGCTGGATGCGGTGGCGCGATTTCGCCGGCGGCGAGATGACCAACTGGGGCGCTCACGGCGTCGACCAGATCCAATGGGCGCTGGGCATGGACGGCAGCGGGCCGACCGAAACGCGTCCCCTCTCGGCCGGACCGAACGGGCAGGTGGCCATGCGGTACTCCAACGGCGTCGAGGTCAAGTTTGTGCTCGAACAGGGGCACGGCCCGATGGGCGGCGCCGTGTTCGTCGGTGAAAAAGGCAAGCTGGAAATCAACCGCAACAAGTTCACATCGAATCCGCCCGAAATCGCCGAAGAGCTCAAGAAGAAGGTCAACGTCGAAGAAGAAGAGCGGAAGTGGAGCGATCAACTGGCCCTCTGGCAGGCGCGCTGGCACATGCAAGACTGGCTCGACTGCATCCGCAGCCGCGAGCGGCCCGTGGCCGACGTCGAGATCGGGCACCGCTCGATCACGGTGTGCCATCTGGCCAACATCACTCGCGCCCTCGGCCGCGAGCTGCGCTGGGATCCGGTCCGCGAACAGTTCGTCGGCGACGATGAGGCCAACGCGATGCTCGACCGACCGCGGCGCAAGGGATTTGAGTTGCCGACGGTCTGAACGGTTCCTGACCATCTGCGTCAGAAAATCAATCAGCCGCGCCGCATCGTCGACCACCAAGTAGGGCGTGACGCTAGGATGACCTTCGGGAATCGGCTTAACGGCCATGATCGGCGGTCCTCACCGTCTTTTCCGTCGCCGTCGCCGTGGCGAGGCGGAAGGCGGCGCAAGCCAGGGCCGCGCCAGAATGACGGATGACGCCGGAAGCCCGCGCCGGAAACATACCACCGCGGAACTCGTCCACGTACTCTTGCCCGCCGCCCGCCATGCCGAAGCACTTGCAGCGACAGATCGAGCTACTCAAGCAGAAGATTCTTTTCGTCGGTTCGATGGTGGAAGGGGCGATCGCCAATGCCGTGGCCGCCCTGGTGGAACGCGACGAAACGCTGGCCGCCAAAGTGCTGGAAGAAGACGCCGAAATCGACCGCATGGAGGTCGATGTCGAGGAAGACTGCCTCAAGATTCTGGCCCTCTATCAACCGGTGGCCGTCGATCTGCGGTTCGTGGTCGCCGTGCTCAAGATCAACAACGACCTGGAGCGGATGGGCGACCTGGCCAAGAACATAGCCAAGCGAGTGCTCTATCTGGCGAGGGTCGACCGGGTGGACGTGCCCGTCGATTTCCGCGGTATGGCGGTGCGTGCTCAGGACATGGTCAAGCGGAGCCTCGACGCCTTGGTGCGGGGCGATTCGGCGTTGGCCCACCAGGTGCGCCAGGACGACGACGAATTGGACGCCATGCGGCGGACGGTCCACGAGAAAATCCGCGTCGCTATCCGCGAGCGGCCGCAGCAGACCGAAACGCTGATGAAGCTCTATTCGATCGCCAAGCACCTGGAGCGGCTGGGCGACATGGCGACCAATGTGGCCGAAGACGTGATCTATATGGTCGAGGGCGACATTGTCCGCCATCAGGACGAAGAAGCCTGAGCGGGCCGGCAAAATGGGCAGGAGGGCCAAAGCGGGCGTGTTCGGCGGAATGTTTGTTTCGCAAAAAGTCGGGTAATTCTCCGCCGCCGAGGGGACCGAACTAAGCGAAGAGTGCCGATTGCTCGTCAGAAGCCGGCTGGTGCGCCGCGCGGATTGGATCCGCCGGCTTTGGCCGGGCCGCCTTGCGCGGCGGGTTGGGAATTGCCTTCGTGTCACGCATCTCGATTATCATCCCGACGTTGGAAAACACCGAAGCCCTGGAAAGCACCCTGCTTTCGGTGCTCGAACGCCGTCCGCCACGAAGCGAAATCGTCGTCGTGTTGGGCTGTGTTTATACAGACCCCTACGGCCTGAAGGACGAAATCCGTTTCGTTCAGGCGCCCGACCGGTCGACGCTGGTCGACTTGGTCAATTGCGGCATTGCCGCCGCGCGGAGCGAGGTTGTCCATGTGTTGGCCTGCGGAGCGACGGTCGACGACGGCTGGACGCTCTCGGCGGTACGCCGCTTCGAAGACCCGCACGTGGCCGCGGTCGCGGCCGTGGTGTTGGACGCAACGGCACCCGCGCGCGTGATCGCAGCCGGCTCGACATGGTCGTGGGGCGGGCACTCGGCGGCGTCGGCCCACGGTTGCCCGGTTGAAGCCGTCGGTGTGATCGGTCGCACGTGGGTTGGCCCGCATCTGGCCGGCGCGTTTTATCGCCGCGGCGCCTTCGTCGAGCTGGGATCGCTGGACGCCACGTTGCCGGCCGAGCTGGCCGCCGTCGACCTGGCTTTGCGAATGCGGCACGCCGGCCGGCATTGCGTGCTTGACTGCGAGTCGAAGATCTTCGTCGATCCGCGACTTGTGGGCGGCGACGGTTTCTTCCGGCGATCGCGGCACAGCGAACGGCTGTTCTGGCGACACGCCCGGCAGCGCGGTTGGGTACGCAGCCTGTTTGCCCACGGCTGTCGCGTGGCGGTCGAGGCGCTGACCAGTATTCCGCGGCCGTGGCTCGTGACGCAACTCGTCGGCCGCATGGCGGGTCTGTGCGACGGAACTGCTCCGCAGATTTCGCCGATCGCGCCTGTGGCGGAAACAAATGCCGCTACGGCCGTGAGCAATCCGGCGCGGCGGGTTGACGCAGCCCATAAATCGCCGGAAGAGAGAAAGAAAGCTTCTCGCCGTTCAACGGGCCGCCATAAACGGCGCCAGCGGAAAGAGATCATCTAAGGCTGTCGGCCTGGAACGTCTGCGCCGCAAGGGGGCTCACTCCCGTCGCGCGGCCACCTGCCGCAACTCGCGGGGCAGCGGAAAATAGACCTCTTCGGGACGCACGCTCCGCGATTCGACGCTGGCATCGAACCGCTTGCGCAAGAACTCGATGCAGTCTTCCACCACCAACTCCGGCGCGCTGGCCCCGGCCGTGACCAACACCGTTTCGTGGCCGCGAAACCAACTGACGTCGATGTCGGCCGAGCCGTCGATCAAGTAGGCCGGCACACCGTTCTCCGTCGAAATCTCGGCCAGCCGCTGGCTGTTCGAGCTGTTCTGGCTCCCCAAAACCAGCACCAGGTCGGCTTCGCGCGAGAGCACCTTGACGGCCTCCTGCCGGTTTTGCGTGGCGTAGCAGATGTCTTCCTTGGGCGGGTTGGCAATCTGCGGAAAGCGTCGTCGCAGCCGCTCGATGATGCGGTTGGCGTCGTCCACGGAAAGCGTCGTTTGCGTCAGGTATGCCAGCTTGGCTCCCGGCGGCACCTGCAGGCGATCGACGTCGTCGGGCGTTTCGACCAGCACGATCGAGCCGGGTGCTTCGCCCATCGTGCCAATCACCTCGTCGTGCCCCTCATGGCCGATCAGCACGATCGTGTAGCCCTCTTTGGCGTAGCGGATCGCCTCCAGGTGGACCTTCGTCACCAAGGGACACGTGGCGTCGATCGTTTGCAGGCGGCGTTCATCGGCCAGCCGCCGAATTTCGGGCGAAACCCCGTGGGCCGAGTAGAGCAGCACCGCTCCCTCGGGCACTTCGGCCAACTCATCGACAAACACCACCCCTTTGGCGCGGAACGTTTCGACGACGTAGCGATTATGGACGATTTCGTGATAGACGTAGATCGGCGTGCCGTAAATCTCGATGGCCAGATCGAGGCTTTCGATCGCCATGTTCACGCCCGCACAAAAACCGCGCGGGCCGGCCAGGATGATTCTCATAACGGTTTGTCTCGGAGGCGAGGATTCATCATAATACATCATTGGGGGGCGGTTGACCATTTGAACGGACGCTGATGACTTCTGCTGTATTCGCCGCGGAATTGGCAAGGCACGGCCCCGCCGCCGCGGTACGTGAGCCGCCGTCGCTCGCCGCCAGCCGGGACTATTGCCGGCGTCTGGCCCGCCGTCATTACGAGAACTTCGTCGTCGCCAGCCGCTTGCTGCCACGTCCGCTCAGGCAGCACTTCGCCAACGTCTATGCCTATTGCCGCTGGTCCGACGACCTGGCCGATGAAACCGCCGGAGCGGAAGAAAGTCTCGCATTGCTCGATTGGTGGCAAAAGCAACTTGAAGAGTGCTATGCCGGCCGGGCCTCGCACCCGGTGTTCGTGGCCCTGAGCGAGACGATTCGCGAGTTCGAGATTCCGCCCGGTCCATTGCGGGCGCTGCTGAGCGCCTTTCGACAAGACCAGCGGGTCACGCGGTACGAAACGTTCGACGATCTGCTCGATTATTGCCGGCGGTCGGCCAACCCGGTCGGCCGGCTGGTGTTGTGCTTGGGGCGGGTCCACGACGAAGATCGCGGCCGCCTTTCCGATTCGGTTTGCACCGGCCTGCAGCTTGCCAACTTCTGGCAAGACGTGGCCGGCGATTGGCGACGCGGCCGCATCTATGTTCCGCTGGAAGACGTTCGCCGCTTCGGCTTTTCGGAAAGCGATTTCGCGGCCGGCAGATCGAACCAGGCTTTTCAGCGGCTGATGGCCTTTGAGGTCGAGCGGGCAGAAACCTGGCTGCGCAACGGGTTGCCGCTGATCGAACGCTTGCCCGGCTGGCTGGCGGGCGACGTGTGGCTGATCGTTCAAGGCGGGCTGAAAATCCTCGACAAAATCCGTTCGGTCGAGTTTGACGTCTGGTGGCGACGCCCGCGGGTGACGCGCTGCGACCAGGCACGTCTGCTGGCCGGCTACCTGGTGCGCCGCGCGACGGCGGGAAGAAGATGACCGTTTCGCTCGCCGCCAGCTACGACAACTGCCGCCGCCTGGCCCGCCGCTCGGCCAAGAATTTTTACTATTCGTTTCTCGTCCTGCCGCGCGAGAAACGCCGGGCGATGTGTGCGCTGTACGCCTTCTCGCGCCAGACCGACGACTTGGGCGACAGCCCCCGGCCGCTCGATCAGCGGCGGGCGGCCTTGACGCAATGGCGGGCGTCGCTCGACCGTTGCCTGAGCGGCGTCTACGACTCACCCATCTTCCCCGCCTTGGCCGACACGATCGAACGCTATCGGCTACCGCCGGAGCACTTGCACGCTCTGATCGACGGCGTCGAGATGGATCTCGGTTCCTGCCAGTACGAGTCGTTCGCGGACCTGAGCGATTATTGCTACAAGGTCGCATCGGTCGTCGGCCTGTGCTGCATCCGGATATGGGGCTTTAGCAACGAGCGGGCGTTCGAACCGGCGGTGAAGTGCGGCCTTGCCTTGCAGTTGACGAACATCTTGCGCGACCTGGAAGAAGACGCCGCCGCGGGCCGCGTATACCTGCCTCAAGAAGACCTGCGCCGGTTCGGCTACGCCGCCGATGAATTGCGGCGAGGCGTTGTCGACCGCCGGTTTCGCGAGTTGATGCGGTTCGAGATCGAGCGTGTCGAGCGGTTTTACGACGACGCGGCCGAACTGCACCGCTGGCTGTCGCCCGACGGCCGGTCGGTGTTCGGCGCCATGACGAGCATCTATCGCGGGCTGCTCGATGAAATCAAGCGTCGCGACGGCGACGTGTTCGGGCATCGCGTTCAGCTCACGGCGTGGCGCAAGCTGAGCATCGCCGGTCGCTGGCTGCTGGCGAGTCCCGGCCATGCGGTGCCCGCGCCGGCCGGGGCCAGGCGGCAATGACGCCCGACGCCGCCCCGCGCCGCATCGCCATCGTGGGAGGAGGCCTGGCCGGCCTGGCCGCGGCGGCGGCGCTGGCCGAACGGGGCTTCGAACTGGAACTGTATGAGTCGCGCCGGCGGCTGGGCGGACGCGCCGCCAGCTTCTACGACGCGGCCAGCGGCGAGTGGATCGACCATTGCCAGCACGTCGGCATGGGGTGTTGCACCAACCTGATCGACTTTTGCCGCCGCACCGGACTGTCGAAGCTCTTGCGACGCGACCGGGTGCTCCACTTCTTTGGGCCTGACGGCCGATGCTTTCGGCTGGCGGCCAGTCGTTGGCTGCCGGCGCCGCTACACTTGGCGCCGGCCTTGCTGCGCATGGGCTATCTCTCCTTGGGAGAGCGGGCGGCGATTGCCCGGACCATGCTGCGGCTCGGCCGCATCGGATCGGACGGCAACCAGGAAGCGACCATCGGCCATTGGCTGCGCGACCAAGGTCAAAGTCCGCGGGCCATCGAGCGTTTCTGGTCGGTCGTGCTGGTCAGTGCTTTGGGAGAGGATCTCGATCGGGCCTCGCCGGCGGCTGCTCGAAAGGTGTTCGTCGATGGGTTCCTCGCTGCCCGCACGGCGTATGAGATCGATGTCCCTCGCGTCGCGCTGGGCGAGCTCTATGGCGAGCGGCTGGAGGGCTGGTTGAATAGCCGCGGCGTGTCGCTGCAGTTAGGCACGCCCGTCAAGCAGATCGAAGGCGACGCCGCGGGCGTGAGCAAGATCGTGCTGGCCGACGGCACGCGGCGCGAGATCGACGGCGTGATTGCGGCCGTCACTTGGAAGCGGGTTCACGAGTTGTTCGACGCTCCGCTACTGGCCCGACTGCCCGAGTTGTCGGGCGTCGATCAGATCGAGGCGGCTCCCATCACGGGCGTCCACCTCTGGTTCGATCGCGAGATTACGCCCTTGCCGCACGCGGTGCTGGTCGGCCGGTTGAGCCAATGGCTGTTCAATCGCGGCGGCGCGTCGGCAGGACCGGTCGAGCACTATTATCAAGTGGTGATTAGCGCATCGCGGTCGTTGGCCGGACGCGATCGCGCGGCGGTGATCGACGAAATCATCGGCGACCTCGCTGCGATCTGGCCGGTGGCACGGGAAGCAACGCTGCTCCGCTGGCGGATCGTGACCGAACAGGCCGCGGTGTTCTCCGTGCGGCCGGGCATCGAACGTCTGCGTCCTCCGCAGCAAACCTCGATCGCCAACCTGGCGTTGGCCGGCGACTGGACGCGCACGGGCTGGCCCTCCACGATGGAGGGCGCCGTCCGCAGCGGCTACTTTGCCGCTGAAGCAATCTTGAACGCCTTTGGGCGCCACGAGCGAATCCTGGTGCCGGACATGAGGCCATCCTGGTTGGCCAGGCTGCTGCTGGGCTGCGGCGGACAAGAGGGATGGAAAGGCACGGCCTGAAATGATATTCTGTACACGCTGGGTGGATCGAAGGGCGTACTTTGGAATATGGGCGACGGGGACGTTTACGGAGCGACATGGTGAAAATCAAGAACGGGTCATCGCGGAAGCGGAATGGAAACGGCTCGCAAACCGCTTTGTTCGAGGAAGACGCGCGCGAGTCGGTCGTTTGCGGAGCGGGGCACGAATACTTGACGGTGCTCCCGCCCGCAGATGTGTCGGACACCCTGCAAGCAGTCCGCTCCCCCGTGAAAGTCGTCATGCTCGACCCTTGGTACAACAAGGGCTTTGGCGGTGTCCGCGACGACTATGACGAATGGCTCGCCGACGTCGTGGCGAAGTCGGGCAAGATCGCGGAGCACGTCTACGTGTGGGGCTTCCCCGAGATTATTTGGCGGCTGTTGAACAACCTTCCTGGCGATTTGAAATTGATTGCATGGTTGACCTGGTTTTACCGAAACTGCCCCTCGGTCATTCGCGGCTGGCGTTCGGCACAATACACCTGCCTGCACTTGGCGCGGGAGGATGCTCAACTCTATGCCGAGCATTTTTTGAACGACGTTCAGCTCGCGAAGCAACGCGAGGGCAAGTTGAGGTACATCCCCGGACCGCCGAGCGTAATCGACGTTCCGCTCAATATTGGGTTTGTCGGCAGGAACGAACAAACGGGGCATCCCTCGCAGAAGCCCGAAAAGGTCATCGAACCGCTGATTCAAATGGCAACGAAGCCCGGAGATACGGTTTTGGACCCCATGTGCGGTTCGGGGACGACGGGAGCGGTTTGCGCCAAGCTTGGCCGGCACGCGATACTGTGTGACATCTCCGAGGAATACACGGTGATTACCGAACAGCGGCTTGGGGTCACGCGCTGTCAATCGCCGAAGTATTCGCGCAAGAAGTCATAGACGGCCCGCTTTTCGCGCTCTGGCGCCGCTTGCACGATCGCGTAGACATTCAGTTTGCCAGTTGCATGGTCCCAGAAATTCTTCTTGACGACCTGGTGGCGACCGCAAAGCGCTTGCCAGGCATTCGGGTCATGGGCGTCCGCTTGGGGATTCATGGAATGCGGCGTCTTGTGATCGGCGGTCAGTTTTACGGTCCCGCCGCCGATCGGGTCTTGTTCACCCGCTTTCAGCCCGCACCGAACGCCACCGTCCTCCCATTCGCACGAATGTCGAGCGCGTTCCAACACCGCTTGCCATGTCTTGGGGGCGATTTTAACCCGCCTGCCCGACGTCGTTCGCCGTTCCGCCGACACCAGGCGGTACTCCGACCGCTTCAGTTCTTGGGTGTCGCGCGATGACTGAATGGTGTAACCGTACTCGACGCGGAGCTCAGACAGTCGCTGGTGCCAGTTTTCGGGAATCTTTCCCGTCACCGGATCCGCGGCGACCTCCAGGATTCGCTCGCGCGTTACGATCCTCCCGACGTTGTCGAGAAACAACGCTTCCAGACGCTGCAAGATCGACGCCTGGGTGTACTTCTTTTTCTTCGTGGCCATTCGCCTTGCACCGCGCGGGACCGCACTTCGCTTTGATCGACAGGCTGCGACCGATAGCTGAAGGCGTTTCCTGGCCGTGGGACGCGACGGCCCCCCGGAGCCGCCGAGCCCGGTTGGACCGGAGCACCGTTTGGCCTTATGCTGAAAGAGGGCGACCGAGAGCATATAAATCGGGGCGTTTAACGTAGTCGTTGCGAGGACTGAGCAGATGCCGCACATTGTCGTAGACACCACCGAAGCGGAACTGATCGCCGCTGCTGGTAGCACGGTACACGTGCGTGATCCCAAGGGACGCTTGGTGGGCTTTATTACGCCTGCCCCACCGGAAGAGGAGATCGCCGCGGCCAAGGCGCGACTGGCCGAAGGTCGAAAAGGCCCGACGTATACGACGGCCGAAGTCCTTGCGCATCTTCGCTCGCTTGAGAACCAATGACTCGCTTCACGGTCACGTGGTGGGATCCGGCTCGCGAGGAACTGACTGAAATAGGGCTGGCGGATCCTGGGCAGCCTCCAGGATTCGCTCGGGCGTCGCGATCTTCCCGACGTTGTCGAGAAACAATGCTTCCAGACGCTGCAAGATCAGGATCCGCTGTCTCTGGAAAAACGGCCCAGCTTACCGCATAATCCGAATTCACAAACCCCGCCTCCTCCGAACCGCACGCATAAGGGAAACTCTCGCATGACTCAACCGCTCAACGTCGGCATGATTGGCTACGGCTTCATGGGCCGGGCACACTCCAACGCCTATCGCCAGGTAAGCCAGTTCTTTCCGCACCAGCGCCGCCCCGTGCTCAAGGCCTGCTGTGCCCGGAATGAAGAGAAGATCAAGGCGTTTGCCGAGAACTGGGGATACGAGTCTTACGAGACCGATTGGCGGAAGCTGATCGAGCGGAAAGACATCGACCTGGTCGACATCGGCTCGCCGAACAATACGCACCGCGAGATCGTGCTGGCCGCGGCCAAGGCGGGCAAAATGATTCTTTGCGAGAAGCCGCTGGCCATGAATGTGGCCGAGGGCGAAGAGATGACCGCGGCCGTCGAAAAGGCGGGCCTGCCGAACATGGTCTGGTTCAATTATCGCCGCGTGCCCGCCATCGCGCTGGCCAAACAGCTTGTCGACGAGGGCCGCATCGGGCGTCCGTTTCACTACCGGGCAACCTATTTGCAGGACTGGACCATTGCCGAAGACGTGCCGCAGGGCGGGGCCGCGCTGTGGCGGCTCGACGTGAATGTGGCCGGATCAGGCGTGACGGGCGATCTGCTGGCCCACTCGATCGACGCGGCCGAATGGCTCAACGGCCCGATTCGCCGCGTGACCGCTGCCACCGAGACCTTCGTCAAACAACGGATGCACCAGGAGACCGGCAAGCTGGAGCCGGTCGGCATCGACGACGCCTGCATGTTTCTGGCCCAGTTCGCCAACGGCTCGATGGGCACCTTCGAGAGCACGCGCTACGCCCGCGGCCGCAAGAACTACAACACCTTCGAATTGAACGGCCAATCCGGCAGCGTTTTCTTCGATCTGGAAGACCCGCAATACCTGCAATACTTCAAGTACGCCGATCCGAAGACGGGGGCGAAGATCGAGAGCCATCTGACCGGCTGGCAGAAGATTCACGTCACCAACTTCGAGCATCCCTATATGAAGAATTGGTGGGTGCCCGGCTGCACGATCGGCTACGAGCACACGTTCATCAACGCCCTGGCTGACTTTTTGCAGTCGCTCGAGACCGGCAAGCCGGTGCAGCCCGACTTCCGCTGCGCGTTGCACACGCAAAAAGTTTGCGACGCCGTGCTGACCAGCGCCAAGAGCGGGCAGTGGGTGGAGATTGACTGACTTCCGCGACCGGGCAGGGGGCAGTATGCGGCCGATTTCGGATTGGACCGGCCATCGTGTCGGCTGTATGCTGGAATTGGGGGCGGAGTTGCCTTAAAAGTCGGAGAACCCGATGAAGCATCCCTACATCATCCAGCAGCTTTTAGTTGGCGAAAAGCACTCAAAGATCGAGGTGTG includes:
- a CDS encoding Gfo/Idh/MocA family oxidoreductase, which translates into the protein MNRKPPESPARQTRRKFLRTGATITASAFAAPMVIPRHVLSAPGKPGANDRITVGAIGVGGRAKLLLQQLPESAQIVALCDCNLPRADEFKSKAKQDWPVYQDYRSLLERKDIDAVIVGTGEFQRVLPCIHACQAGKDVYAEKPLTLYVREGRALVEAVRRSDRVLQVGSQQRSMAMNRVACELVRGGGLGKLLEVRAMNYSNSSPAEPRPAAAVPDGLDWNMWLNQAAERPYHPDWMGWMRWRDFAGGEMTNWGAHGVDQIQWALGMDGSGPTETRPLSAGPNGQVAMRYSNGVEVKFVLEQGHGPMGGAVFVGEKGKLEINRNKFTSNPPEIAEELKKKVNVEEEERKWSDQLALWQARWHMQDWLDCIRSRERPVADVEIGHRSITVCHLANITRALGRELRWDPVREQFVGDDEANAMLDRPRRKGFELPTV
- the phoU gene encoding phosphate signaling complex protein PhoU, whose amino-acid sequence is MPKHLQRQIELLKQKILFVGSMVEGAIANAVAALVERDETLAAKVLEEDAEIDRMEVDVEEDCLKILALYQPVAVDLRFVVAVLKINNDLERMGDLAKNIAKRVLYLARVDRVDVPVDFRGMAVRAQDMVKRSLDALVRGDSALAHQVRQDDDELDAMRRTVHEKIRVAIRERPQQTETLMKLYSIAKHLERLGDMATNVAEDVIYMVEGDIVRHQDEEA
- a CDS encoding glycosyltransferase, whose protein sequence is MSRISIIIPTLENTEALESTLLSVLERRPPRSEIVVVLGCVYTDPYGLKDEIRFVQAPDRSTLVDLVNCGIAAARSEVVHVLACGATVDDGWTLSAVRRFEDPHVAAVAAVVLDATAPARVIAAGSTWSWGGHSAASAHGCPVEAVGVIGRTWVGPHLAGAFYRRGAFVELGSLDATLPAELAAVDLALRMRHAGRHCVLDCESKIFVDPRLVGGDGFFRRSRHSERLFWRHARQRGWVRSLFAHGCRVAVEALTSIPRPWLVTQLVGRMAGLCDGTAPQISPIAPVAETNAATAVSNPARRVDAAHKSPEERKKASRRSTGRHKRRQRKEII
- the ispH gene encoding 4-hydroxy-3-methylbut-2-enyl diphosphate reductase, which codes for MRIILAGPRGFCAGVNMAIESLDLAIEIYGTPIYVYHEIVHNRYVVETFRAKGVVFVDELAEVPEGAVLLYSAHGVSPEIRRLADERRLQTIDATCPLVTKVHLEAIRYAKEGYTIVLIGHEGHDEVIGTMGEAPGSIVLVETPDDVDRLQVPPGAKLAYLTQTTLSVDDANRIIERLRRRFPQIANPPKEDICYATQNRQEAVKVLSREADLVLVLGSQNSSNSQRLAEISTENGVPAYLIDGSADIDVSWFRGHETVLVTAGASAPELVVEDCIEFLRKRFDASVESRSVRPEEVYFPLPRELRQVAARRE
- the hpnC gene encoding squalene synthase HpnC, producing the protein MTSAVFAAELARHGPAAAVREPPSLAASRDYCRRLARRHYENFVVASRLLPRPLRQHFANVYAYCRWSDDLADETAGAEESLALLDWWQKQLEECYAGRASHPVFVALSETIREFEIPPGPLRALLSAFRQDQRVTRYETFDDLLDYCRRSANPVGRLVLCLGRVHDEDRGRLSDSVCTGLQLANFWQDVAGDWRRGRIYVPLEDVRRFGFSESDFAAGRSNQAFQRLMAFEVERAETWLRNGLPLIERLPGWLAGDVWLIVQGGLKILDKIRSVEFDVWWRRPRVTRCDQARLLAGYLVRRATAGRR
- a CDS encoding phytoene/squalene synthase family protein, with protein sequence MTVSLAASYDNCRRLARRSAKNFYYSFLVLPREKRRAMCALYAFSRQTDDLGDSPRPLDQRRAALTQWRASLDRCLSGVYDSPIFPALADTIERYRLPPEHLHALIDGVEMDLGSCQYESFADLSDYCYKVASVVGLCCIRIWGFSNERAFEPAVKCGLALQLTNILRDLEEDAAAGRVYLPQEDLRRFGYAADELRRGVVDRRFRELMRFEIERVERFYDDAAELHRWLSPDGRSVFGAMTSIYRGLLDEIKRRDGDVFGHRVQLTAWRKLSIAGRWLLASPGHAVPAPAGARRQ